In one window of Pseudomonas benzenivorans DNA:
- the proV gene encoding glycine betaine/L-proline ABC transporter ATP-binding protein ProV → MTQADEILSVKNIFKVFGPQPEVAMDMLRNGADKNEIFQKTGQVVGVFDANFSVKRGEIFVIMGLSGSGKSTMVRLFNRLIEPTSGSIHLNGREITGLSDKDLLEVRRKEMGMVFQSFALMPHMSVLDNAAFGLEISGVSEQERQARAVEALRQVGLAGHENSYPHQLSGGMQQRVGLARALTNDPTILLMDEAFSALDPLIRSEMQGELIRLQAEQQRTIIFISHDIEEAIRIGHRIAIMEGGRVVQIGTPQELLCNPANEYVENFFHGFDSSRVLNAGDVAELDPAAVCRVNGQAPGFQAGVPFGYLVDEGDRLLGVIEPAALNGSGAGLQRLEQLRLDHHQPIYVDTPLHDVLDLVASVPYPVPVLDHGGAFKGTISKNLLLQTLSRH, encoded by the coding sequence ATGACCCAAGCCGACGAGATACTTTCGGTCAAGAACATATTCAAGGTCTTCGGGCCGCAGCCGGAAGTGGCCATGGATATGCTGCGCAACGGCGCCGACAAGAACGAGATATTTCAGAAGACCGGCCAGGTCGTCGGCGTGTTCGACGCCAACTTCTCGGTCAAGCGCGGCGAGATCTTCGTGATCATGGGCCTGTCCGGCTCGGGCAAGTCGACCATGGTGCGGCTGTTCAACCGGCTGATCGAGCCCACCTCCGGCAGCATCCACCTCAACGGCCGGGAGATCACCGGGCTGTCCGACAAGGACCTGCTCGAGGTGCGGCGCAAGGAGATGGGCATGGTGTTCCAGTCCTTCGCCCTGATGCCGCACATGAGCGTGCTGGACAACGCCGCCTTCGGCCTGGAGATCTCCGGGGTCAGCGAGCAGGAACGCCAGGCGCGGGCGGTCGAGGCGCTGCGCCAGGTCGGCCTGGCCGGGCACGAGAACAGCTACCCGCACCAGTTGTCCGGCGGCATGCAGCAGCGCGTCGGCCTGGCCCGGGCGCTGACCAACGACCCGACCATCCTGCTGATGGACGAGGCCTTCTCCGCCCTCGACCCGCTGATCCGCAGCGAGATGCAGGGCGAGCTGATCCGCCTGCAAGCCGAACAGCAGCGCACCATCATCTTCATCTCCCACGACATCGAAGAGGCCATCCGCATCGGCCACCGCATCGCCATCATGGAGGGCGGCCGGGTGGTGCAGATCGGCACGCCCCAGGAGCTGCTGTGCAACCCGGCCAACGAGTACGTGGAGAACTTCTTCCACGGCTTCGACAGCTCCCGGGTGCTCAACGCCGGCGATGTGGCCGAGCTGGACCCCGCCGCGGTGTGCCGGGTCAATGGCCAGGCGCCGGGCTTCCAGGCCGGCGTGCCCTTCGGCTACCTGGTCGACGAAGGCGACCGGCTGCTCGGCGTGATCGAGCCCGCTGCGCTGAACGGCAGCGGCGCCGGCTTGCAGCGGCTGGAGCAGTTGCGCCTGGACCACCATCAACCGATCTACGTCGATACGCCGCTGCATGACGTACTCGACCTGGTGGCCTCGGTGCCCTACCCGGTGCCGGTGCTGGACCATGGCGGTGCCTTCAAGGGCACCATTTCCAAGAATCTGCTGCTGCAGACCCTGAGTCGCCACTGA
- a CDS encoding pyrroline-5-carboxylate reductase family protein produces MAQAMTVGIIGGGGWLGRAIGAAMLEKGVLAPAGLILSSRSGTLAGFEAWPGVRLTADNRRLAEEAEVIVLSVRPEQFAAVEIDAADKLVISFMAGVSLDTLIARTGSGRVIRAMPNAAAEIGQCYTPWFASGQVSTADKAFTRAMFESCGDTDEVASEADLDYLTGLVGSGAAYPALLAEAMLAHALARGLPRRVAENAVRGVVVGASQLLGRGGMPPAQMVQAMLDYRGTTAAGLQGMIDAGFKQAVDAGLDAAEAAARRMKSRYS; encoded by the coding sequence ATGGCACAGGCAATGACGGTCGGCATCATCGGTGGCGGCGGCTGGCTGGGGCGCGCCATCGGCGCTGCCATGCTCGAGAAGGGCGTGCTGGCACCGGCCGGGCTGATCCTCTCCAGCCGCAGCGGCACGCTCGCGGGCTTCGAGGCCTGGCCCGGGGTGCGGCTGACGGCGGACAACCGCCGGCTGGCCGAGGAGGCCGAGGTCATCGTGCTGTCGGTGCGACCCGAACAGTTCGCCGCGGTCGAGATCGACGCCGCCGACAAGCTGGTGATCTCCTTCATGGCCGGGGTCTCCCTCGACACCCTGATCGCGCGCACCGGCAGTGGCCGGGTGATCCGCGCCATGCCCAACGCCGCCGCCGAGATCGGCCAGTGCTATACGCCCTGGTTCGCCAGCGGGCAGGTCAGCACCGCCGACAAGGCCTTCACCCGGGCGATGTTCGAGAGCTGCGGCGACACCGACGAGGTGGCCAGCGAGGCGGACCTGGACTACCTCACCGGCCTGGTCGGCTCCGGGGCGGCCTATCCGGCGCTGCTGGCCGAGGCCATGCTGGCCCATGCCCTGGCCAGGGGGCTGCCGCGCCGGGTGGCCGAGAACGCGGTGCGCGGCGTGGTGGTGGGGGCGAGCCAGCTGCTGGGGCGTGGCGGCATGCCGCCGGCGCAGATGGTCCAGGCCATGCTCGACTACCGCGGCACCACCGCCGCCGGTTTGCAGGGGATGATCGATGCCGGTTTCAAGCAGGCCGTCGACGCCGGGCTGGACGCCGCCGAAGCCGCCGCCCGGCGGATGAAGAGCCGCTATTCATAG
- a CDS encoding TetR/AcrR family transcriptional regulator, whose product MTTQSKSSDSGWRGSAEGWLEAAYEGLIESGVEAVRILPLAKKLNLSRTSFYWFFKDREELLAALLERWRAKNTGNLVRQAEGYAESIAEAILNVFDCWLSPALFDSQFEFAVRSWALQESRVADEVEVADRARLAALTEMFERFGYDGLSADVRARSTYLTQIGYISMNTREDALTRMQRIPEYVRIFTGQLPQPRELERFYARHGYAVQAPTLVALGAKSPLQG is encoded by the coding sequence ATGACTACCCAAAGCAAATCCAGCGACAGCGGCTGGCGCGGCTCGGCCGAGGGCTGGCTGGAAGCGGCGTACGAGGGCCTGATCGAGTCGGGCGTCGAGGCCGTGCGCATCCTGCCGCTGGCGAAGAAACTGAACCTGTCGCGCACCAGCTTCTATTGGTTCTTCAAGGACCGCGAGGAGCTGCTGGCGGCCTTGCTCGAGCGCTGGCGGGCGAAGAACACCGGCAATCTGGTCAGGCAGGCCGAGGGCTATGCCGAGAGCATCGCCGAGGCCATTCTCAACGTGTTCGACTGCTGGCTGAGCCCGGCGCTGTTCGACTCCCAGTTCGAGTTCGCGGTGCGCAGTTGGGCACTGCAGGAATCCAGGGTCGCGGACGAGGTCGAGGTGGCCGACCGGGCGCGGCTGGCGGCCCTGACCGAGATGTTCGAGCGCTTCGGCTACGACGGCCTGAGCGCCGACGTGCGGGCCCGCTCCACCTACCTGACGCAGATCGGCTACATCAGCATGAACACCCGCGAGGACGCGCTGACCCGCATGCAGCGCATTCCCGAGTACGTGAGGATCTTCACCGGCCAGCTGCCGCAGCCCCGCGAGCTGGAGCGCTTCTACGCCCGCCACGGCTATGCGGTGCAGGCGCCGACCCTGGTGGCGCTGGGGGCGAAGAGTCCGCTGCAGGGCTAG
- a CDS encoding NADH:flavin oxidoreductase — MSNDPLLQPYQLKHLTLRNRIITTSHEPAYPEDGMPKALYRAYHVERAKAGVALTMTAGSAAVSRDSPPVFNNILAYKDEVVGWMKDLTDECHEHGAAVMIQLTHLGRRTRWDKGDWLPVVSPSHNREAAHRAFPKRIEDWDIERIIKDYADAAERMQAAGLDGIELQAYGHLMDQFWSPLTNELDGPYGGSLDNRLRFTFDVLKAVRQRVGNEFIVGVRYTADEALNGGLSAEDGLDISRRLKDSGMVDFLNIIRGHIDTDAGLTDVIPIQGMASAPHLDFAGQIRAATDFPTFHAAKIQDVATARHAIATGKVDMIGMTRAHMTDPHIVRKLIEGREEAIRPCVGANYCLDRIYQGGAAYCIHNAATGRETTMPHEIAKAPARRKVVIIGAGPAGLEAARVAGERGHEVVVYEAADRPGGQVRLTAQSPRRREMLGIIDWRMSQCEALGVTFHFNSWAEAETIRAEQADVVIIATGGYPHTEVLEAGNELVVSAWDILSGDVKPGRNVLLFDDAGDHTALQAAELIAQSGAKLEIMTPDRSFAPEVMAMNLVPYMRALQRLDTTFTVTYRLASVARDAGGLLAQIDSDYGGVRKQRQVDQVVVNHGTRPMDELYFELKPYSRNLGAVEYADLIHGQPQQRDDNPAGEFQLFRIGDAVAARNTHAAIYDALRLVKDL; from the coding sequence ATGTCCAACGATCCGCTTCTCCAGCCCTACCAGCTCAAGCACCTGACCCTGCGCAACCGCATCATCACCACCTCCCACGAGCCGGCCTACCCCGAGGACGGCATGCCCAAGGCGCTGTACCGTGCCTACCACGTGGAGCGGGCCAAGGCCGGGGTGGCCCTGACCATGACCGCCGGCTCGGCCGCGGTGTCGCGCGACAGTCCGCCGGTGTTCAACAACATCCTCGCCTACAAGGACGAGGTGGTCGGCTGGATGAAGGACCTCACCGACGAATGCCACGAGCACGGCGCCGCGGTGATGATCCAGCTGACCCACCTGGGCCGCCGCACCCGCTGGGACAAGGGCGACTGGCTGCCGGTGGTGTCGCCCTCGCACAACCGCGAGGCGGCCCACCGCGCCTTCCCCAAGCGGATCGAAGACTGGGACATCGAGCGCATCATCAAGGACTACGCCGATGCCGCCGAGCGGATGCAGGCCGCCGGCCTGGACGGCATCGAGCTGCAGGCCTACGGCCACCTGATGGACCAGTTCTGGTCGCCCCTGACCAACGAGCTGGACGGCCCCTACGGCGGCTCCCTGGACAACCGCCTGCGCTTCACCTTCGACGTGCTCAAGGCCGTGCGCCAGCGCGTGGGCAACGAGTTCATCGTCGGCGTGCGCTACACCGCCGACGAGGCCCTGAACGGCGGCCTCAGCGCCGAGGACGGCCTGGACATCTCGCGCCGCCTCAAGGACAGCGGCATGGTGGACTTCCTCAACATCATCCGCGGCCATATCGACACCGACGCCGGCCTCACCGACGTCATCCCCATCCAGGGCATGGCCAGCGCGCCGCACCTGGACTTCGCCGGGCAGATCCGCGCCGCCACCGACTTCCCCACCTTCCACGCGGCGAAGATCCAGGACGTGGCCACCGCGCGCCACGCCATCGCCACCGGCAAGGTCGACATGATCGGCATGACCCGCGCCCACATGACCGACCCGCACATCGTGCGCAAGCTGATCGAGGGCCGCGAAGAGGCCATCCGCCCCTGCGTCGGCGCCAACTACTGCCTGGACCGCATCTACCAGGGCGGCGCCGCCTACTGCATCCACAACGCCGCCACCGGCCGCGAAACGACCATGCCCCACGAGATCGCCAAGGCCCCGGCGCGGCGCAAGGTGGTGATCATCGGCGCCGGCCCGGCCGGCCTGGAGGCGGCACGGGTGGCCGGCGAGCGCGGCCATGAGGTGGTGGTCTACGAGGCCGCCGACCGCCCCGGCGGGCAGGTGCGCCTGACCGCGCAGAGCCCGCGCCGGCGCGAGATGCTCGGCATCATCGACTGGCGCATGAGCCAGTGCGAGGCCCTGGGCGTGACCTTCCACTTCAACAGCTGGGCCGAGGCCGAGACCATCCGCGCCGAGCAGGCCGACGTGGTGATCATCGCCACCGGCGGCTACCCCCACACCGAGGTCCTGGAGGCCGGCAACGAGCTGGTGGTGTCGGCCTGGGACATCCTCTCCGGCGACGTCAAGCCGGGGCGCAACGTGCTGCTGTTCGACGACGCCGGCGACCACACCGCCCTGCAGGCCGCCGAGCTGATCGCCCAGAGCGGCGCCAAGCTGGAGATCATGACCCCCGACCGCAGCTTCGCCCCGGAAGTCATGGCCATGAACCTGGTGCCCTACATGCGCGCCCTGCAGCGGCTCGACACCACCTTCACCGTCACCTACCGCCTGGCCTCCGTGGCCCGCGACGCCGGCGGGCTGCTGGCGCAGATCGACAGCGACTATGGCGGGGTGCGCAAACAGCGCCAGGTCGACCAGGTGGTGGTCAACCACGGCACCCGGCCCATGGACGAGCTGTACTTCGAACTCAAGCCCTACTCGCGCAACCTTGGCGCGGTGGAATACGCCGACCTGATCCACGGCCAGCCGCAGCAGCGCGACGACAACCCGGCCGGCGAATTCCAGCTGTTCCGCATCGGCGACGCGGTGGCCGCGCGCAACACCCATGCGGCGATCTACGACGCGCTGCGGCTGGTCAAGGACCTCTAA
- a CDS encoding DMT family transporter — protein MHSAPPLVLNDGYARGFVLVLLSAFCYGLQPLFAQYAYAGGADPVGLLLVRFCTAAAILLLFLRLRGIRLPRGRLAWQNLLVGIGYGCAALGYYTASRSTSVSLAVILMFSFPAFVTALSIAYLGERTSALKLLSLVLALGGVLLASGLSLRGNLTGILWALFSALSYGAAIVYGTHSIRHEQPLASAAMVLLGCALTFAVAALFWGASTPSGASAWWAMLGLALFATILPVALFLAGSPLIGSSAASTLSTLEPVVAVTIAVLLIGEQISAGMLGGGLMVVVAAIILSRQGGTLPEPALVPVPVPEEPDEGL, from the coding sequence ATGCACAGTGCGCCACCCCTGGTCCTCAACGACGGCTACGCCCGGGGCTTCGTCCTCGTGCTGCTGTCGGCCTTCTGCTACGGCCTGCAACCGCTGTTCGCCCAGTATGCCTATGCCGGCGGCGCCGACCCGGTGGGCCTGCTGCTGGTACGCTTCTGCACCGCCGCCGCGATCCTGCTGCTGTTCCTGCGTTTGCGCGGCATACGCCTGCCGCGCGGGCGGCTGGCCTGGCAGAACCTGCTGGTGGGCATCGGCTATGGCTGCGCGGCCCTGGGCTACTACACCGCCAGCCGCAGCACCTCGGTGAGCCTGGCGGTGATCCTGATGTTCTCCTTCCCGGCCTTCGTCACCGCGCTGTCCATCGCCTACCTGGGCGAGCGCACCAGTGCCCTGAAACTGCTCAGCCTGGTGCTGGCCCTGGGCGGCGTGCTGCTGGCCAGCGGCCTGAGCCTGCGCGGCAACCTCACCGGGATACTCTGGGCGTTGTTCTCCGCCCTGAGCTATGGCGCGGCCATCGTCTACGGCACCCACAGCATCCGCCACGAACAGCCCCTGGCCTCGGCGGCCATGGTGCTGCTGGGCTGCGCCCTGACCTTCGCCGTGGCCGCGCTGTTCTGGGGGGCGAGCACGCCGTCCGGGGCGTCGGCCTGGTGGGCGATGCTGGGCCTGGCCCTGTTCGCCACCATACTGCCGGTGGCCCTGTTCCTCGCCGGCTCGCCGCTGATCGGCTCGTCCGCCGCCTCCACCCTGTCGACCCTGGAGCCGGTGGTGGCGGTGACCATCGCCGTATTGCTGATCGGCGAACAGATTAGCGCCGGCATGCTCGGCGGCGGCCTGATGGTGGTGGTGGCGGCCATAATCCTCTCGCGCCAGGGCGGCACCTTGCCGGAGCCTGCCCTGGTGCCGGTCCCTGTGCCGGAGGAGCCGGACGAGGGGCTGTAG
- a CDS encoding aromatic ring-hydroxylating oxygenase subunit alpha, with protein MNNKAAVADLIQQRKPRHALPRALYSDEQVYRQDLEQIWHKEWIFAGHTFELEKPGQYLTLQIGDYPVAVVRGGDGQIRALHNACRHRGSKVCTEASGKVAKLVCPYHKWTFDLDGKLLFAGNMGVDFNNADYGLKPAHCEVVNSYIYVCVAEQAPDFETFRAAVSPFIAPHNLDDCKVAFESNLVEKGNWKLVFENNRECFHCDGTHPELMNSFVENLSVAGVGGEEDPELVEHWNRCEAAGLPSRLVMDEHGQFRMTRIPLSAGAVSYTMNGKPAVARRLDTSGVENIGALLYFNYPSTWNHFLGDHALSFRVLPQGPNETLVTTKWLVPKDAQEGLDYDLETLTRVWLATNDQDRRLVEGTQAGVSSPAYEPGPYSSIAENGVCQFDDWYCATMARKLAD; from the coding sequence GTGAACAACAAAGCAGCGGTGGCAGACCTCATCCAGCAACGTAAACCGCGTCATGCGCTGCCGCGCGCGCTTTATAGCGACGAGCAGGTCTATCGCCAGGACCTCGAGCAGATTTGGCACAAGGAATGGATCTTCGCCGGCCATACCTTCGAGCTGGAGAAGCCGGGCCAGTACCTGACCCTGCAGATCGGCGACTACCCGGTGGCGGTGGTGCGCGGCGGCGACGGACAGATCCGCGCGCTGCACAACGCCTGCCGCCACCGCGGCTCCAAGGTGTGCACCGAGGCCAGCGGCAAGGTCGCCAAGCTGGTCTGTCCCTATCACAAGTGGACCTTCGACCTGGACGGCAAGCTGCTGTTCGCCGGCAACATGGGCGTGGACTTCAACAACGCCGACTACGGCCTCAAGCCGGCCCACTGCGAGGTGGTCAACAGCTACATCTATGTGTGCGTGGCCGAGCAGGCGCCGGACTTCGAGACGTTCCGCGCCGCCGTCTCGCCCTTCATCGCCCCGCACAACCTGGACGACTGCAAGGTGGCCTTCGAATCCAACCTGGTGGAGAAGGGCAACTGGAAGCTGGTGTTCGAGAACAACCGCGAGTGCTTCCACTGCGACGGCACCCACCCCGAGCTGATGAACTCCTTCGTCGAGAACCTCTCGGTGGCCGGGGTCGGCGGTGAGGAAGACCCCGAGCTGGTCGAGCACTGGAACCGCTGCGAGGCGGCCGGCCTGCCCAGCCGCCTGGTGATGGACGAGCACGGCCAGTTCCGCATGACCCGCATCCCCCTGTCGGCCGGCGCCGTCAGCTACACCATGAACGGCAAGCCGGCGGTGGCCCGCCGCCTGGACACCAGCGGGGTGGAGAACATCGGCGCGCTGCTGTACTTCAACTACCCCTCGACCTGGAACCACTTCCTCGGCGACCACGCCCTGAGCTTCCGCGTGCTGCCCCAGGGGCCCAACGAGACCCTGGTGACCACCAAGTGGCTGGTGCCCAAGGACGCCCAGGAAGGCCTCGACTACGACCTGGAGACCCTGACCCGGGTATGGCTGGCCACCAACGACCAGGACCGTCGCCTGGTCGAGGGCACCCAGGCCGGGGTCAGCTCGCCGGCCTACGAGCCGGGGCCCTACTCCTCCATCGCCGAGAACGGCGTGTGCCAGTTCGACGACTGGTACTGCGCCACCATGGCGCGCAAGCTGGCCGACTGA